A single region of the Nicotiana sylvestris chromosome 6, ASM39365v2, whole genome shotgun sequence genome encodes:
- the LOC138871765 gene encoding uncharacterized protein, with protein MMYKFIKALDEKVESQSSDIKNLEIQMSQLATIMSEQIKGALPSNTKKNPKEHLKAISLRSGKTLDDPYSDRQGKLQEEEQVNEGENKRDSELLKEQKDKGKKVQENELMTNPHSVPLPFPQKMKRENLDKQFSKFLDILKQLYINIPFIEALTQMPSYAKFLKEILSRSFTIPCTVGGSHFEKALCDSGASINLMPFSIFRKLELGEMKDTCVSLQLIDQSTKRPKGIIKNVLVRVDKFVFPVDFIVLEMEENIEVPLILGRPFLATGRSIIDVHQGQLILRVDEERVIFDMQKMIKFPGNESSSSCFQIDLLVDLVDEFKDNQLITDSLERCLVRSGTTGDENPTIKEEAETLEKESENEKVSQEEVQ; from the exons ATGATGTACAAATTCATTAAGGCTTTGGATGAGAAGGTTGAAAGTCAAAGTTCAGATATCAAGAATTTAGAAATTCAGATGAGCCAATTAGCAACCATTATGTCTGAACAAATAAAAGGTGCTCTACCAAGCAACaccaaaaaaaatccaaaagaacACCTCAAAGCCATCTCTCTGCGGTCAGGTAAAACTCTTGATGATCCATATTCAGATAGACAAGGAAAACTACAAGAAGAGGAACAAGTAAATGAAGGTGAGAATAAAAGAGACTCTGAACTTCTAAAAGAAcagaaagataaaggaaaaaaggtACAAGAAAATGAATTGATGACAAATCCTCACTCTGTACCCCTCCCTTTtccccaaaaaatgaaaagagaaaatcttgaCAAACAGTTTTCAAAGTTTCTGGATATTTTAAAGCAACTTTACATTAACATACCTTTCATAGAAGCTTTGACACAAATGCCTTCATATGCTAAATTTCTCAAAGAAATTttgtcaa GAAGTTTTACAATTCCTTGTACTGTGGGAGGTTCTCACTTTGAAAAGGCATTATGTGATTCGGGTGCTTCAATAAATCTAATGCCTTTCTCAATTTTCAGGAAATTAGAACTTGGTGAAATGAAAGATACTTGTGTGTCTCTTCAGTTAATTGATCAAAGTACTAAAAGGCCCAAAGGAATAATTAAAAATGTCCTCGTTAGAGTAGATAAATTTGTATTCCCAGTAGATTTTATAGTActtgaaatggaagaaaatattGAGGTACCATTAATTTTAGGTAGACCATTTCTCGCAACAGGAAGATCAATCATTGATGTTCATCAAGGACAATTAATATTGCGAGTTGATGAGGAAAGAGTAATTTTTGATATGCAGAAAATGATCAAATTTCCTGGGAATGAGTCATCATCATCTTGTTTTCAAATTGACTTACTAGTTGACCTTGTAGATGAATTCAAGGATAATCAATTAATTACTGATTCATTGGAAAGATGTTTGGTCAGGTCAGGGACGACAGGTGATGAAAATCCCACAATCAAAGAAGAAGCTGAAACACTGGAAAAAGAATCAGAAAATGAGAAAGTCTCACAAGAAGAAGTTCAATAA